The window TACGATCCGGATGATCGGGATGCATCGCGCAGGTACAAAATGATGTCGTTTGATGGCGTAATAAAAGAGAATTTTGGTTATAACGTTTACTTCTCGCCGGATGGTTTGAATTGGACGCATTATGCCAAGCCTGTTTTGCCCTACGGCGATGTATCCAACATAGCTTACGATAGGGATAAGAAACTGTTTATTGCCACTACCAAACAGCGCATGCTGGTAAGCAATACCAGTATAACCCCCGGTAAGAATGACCGGGCTGCCTTTGTATCGGTTAGCGAAGATTTTATTAACTGGCATGCGCCGGGGCAGCCAAATTCTTTATGGTCGCTGGTGGTAGAGGGCGACCCTGATGATGACCGCCTGGTGATGTCGAAAGGTGGTATCGAAGCTAATGTGTATGGTATGCCGGTTTATCCGTACCAAGGTGCTTATATCGGCTTTCCGTGGTTTTTTGATATTACCACCTACGGTAACGGTGAGTTTGCGGTAACCGGCGATGGCAAGATACAGCCGCAGGTTGCCTTCTCGCGCGACCTCAGGCATTGGGCACGCCCCGTACGCGACCCTGTTTTGCCATTGGGTAAGGCCGGTGCGTGGGATGACGGCACGCTCTATACATCAAGCAATATGCAAGTATCCGATAAGGAAATGACCGTGTATTACGGCGCAATGAACTTGCCGCACGGCGGTAATGCGGGAAATATGCTGCAGTATGCCCGCATTGCAAAAGCCAGCTGGCGCCGCGATGGTTTTGTTTCCCTGTATAATGATGGCAGCGATACAGGCAGCATCACTACAAAAACCATCACT of the Mucilaginibacter boryungensis genome contains:
- a CDS encoding glycoside hydrolase family protein gives rise to the protein MWYCAYAKEKYFVCYATSKDGVNWVKPDLGIIDFNGSRHNNICRVGGGTVVYDPDDRDASRRYKMMSFDGVIKENFGYNVYFSPDGLNWTHYAKPVLPYGDVSNIAYDRDKKLFIATTKQRMLVSNTSITPGKNDRAAFVSVSEDFINWHAPGQPNSLWSLVVEGDPDDDRLVMSKGGIEANVYGMPVYPYQGAYIGFPWFFDITTYGNGEFAVTGDGKIQPQVAFSRDLRHWARPVRDPVLPLGKAGAWDDGTLYTSSNMQVSDKEMTVYYGAMNLPHGGNAGNMLQYARIAKASWRRDGFVSLYNDGSDTGSITTKTITFTGKQLKVNTKLNAGGSLRVEVLDKDGNAINGYTAGQSKAINKDQFAATVQWDKGADISALQGREIKLRFHLLGGNLYSYWFE